The following is a genomic window from Stenotrophomonas maltophilia.
CCACCTCGCTGCATCATCCGGCCGAGAGCGAACTGTTCGACGAGACCCTGAGCTGCGAGCTGGCCCTGCCGGCCGAGTTCCAGGCCGGCAGCGCGGCGGGCCGTACCAGCAGCGCCGAAGGGCTGCTGCGCAGCCTGGCGCTGGTGGAGGACAGCCGCATCGACGAGCACGAAGAACGCAGCGAAGCCAGCCTGCAGCTGCAGCGCGTGGAAGCCAAGCTCGACCTGGCGATGGTGCTGCTGGGCCGCCTGGTGCGCCAGCAGGGCCAGGAACTCACGCTGCGCCCGGTGCGCTGGTCACGCCGCGGCATCCGCCTCCAGCTCGGCCCACGCAGTGGCGCCAGCGCGGGTCAGGCCGGTGTGGTCCGCCTGCAACCCAGCGACTGGTTGCCCGATCACATCGACCTGCCGGTGGAAGTGGTGGCCGAAGCCGCCGACGGCAGTGGTGGGCATTTCCTGTGGCTGCGCTTCCAACGGCTGGGCGATGGCCTGGAGATGGCCATGGAGCGGCACCTGTTCCGCCTGCACCGCCGGCAGGTGGCCGAGGCGCGTCGCGCCCGTTGAATCGTGCCTGCGGGCGCGCGAAGGCCAACCCTTGGCGCGCCCGTTCAGCTAAGTTAAGGTGGGCTCCCCTGGACGGATCTGCTGCGTGCCTGTGCGAGTTCTCATCGTCGACGATCACACCCTCGTCCGTGCCGGCCTGGCGCGGCTGCTGCAGGGGTTTGCCGACGTGCAGCTGGTCGCTGAGGCCAGCAACGCCGAGCAGGCACTGCAGCTGGCCCTGCAGCACGCACCGGACGTGGTGCTGATGGACCTGTCGCTGCCCGGCCGGACCGGCCTTGAGGCGCTCAGCGATATCCGCCTGCGTGCCCCTGGCACCCGGGTGGTGATGATGACCATGCACGACGACGCCGCCCATGTCCGCGATGCGTTGGATCGCGGCGCGGTGGGTTTTGTGGTCAAGGACGCGGCGCCGCAGGAGCTTGAGCTGGCGCTGCGCGCCGCACATGCCGGCCAGGTGTTCCTGAGCCCGCAGATCTCGGCCAAGATGCTGGCACCGATGCTCGGCCGCGAGAAGCCCACCGGCATCGCCGCATTGTCACCGCGCCAGCGCGAGATCCTGCGCCGCATCGGCAAGGGTGAGAGCAACAAGGAAATCGCCGCCGACCTGGGCATCAGCGTCAAGACCGTGGAGACCCATCGTGCGCGCATGATGGAATCACTGGGCTGCCGCCGCGCCAATGATCTGCTGCTGCTGGCCGCGCGCCACCAGCACGAGCTGGAGTAAGCACCGGCATTGGGATCAGACCCCTTTCCCATGGAAAGGAATCCGCCCCCGCGCCTCCTGCATCGACGACGAAATTCCGTCGCTCCGACACGCCCCGACAGGAATCCGTACACGACGGACAGCGGGCATGGCAGATCCAGCACCACGAATCAATGCCTTAGCTTCGCTCATCGTCAATATCCTGCGCCCATGTAGGGGTTTTCCTTACATCCCGTCAGGATTTCCATGAGCACCCTCAGGAACCCCCCGATTCCGCCTGCGCCGGATGAAAAGCAAGATGCGTTCCACAAGGCGCCGGGGAGCGGTGCCGGGGAACCACGATGAAGGCTGCACTCTCGACCCAGCTGGGCCAACAACTTCACCTCACCCCGCAGCTGCTGCAGTCGATCCGGCTGCTGCAGCTCGATGGCCTGCACCTGGAACAGGAAATCCAACGCCTGCTGGACTCCAACCCGCTGCTGGAGATCGAAGAGGCCGAAGCGCCCGCCGCCGACGCCAACGATGCCAGCGCCACCACGCTGGACACCGCTGCCTTCGACGAACTGCCCGAGTCGTCGATGTGGGATGTCACCGGCGCCAGCTGGCAGGACGGTGACGATGACCGCATGGCGCGCATCGCCGCAGGCGAATCGAGCGATCCGCAGCTGCGCGTGCTGCAGCGCCTGTCGCTGGACATGGACGATCGCCAGCTGGCGGTGGCGGCGTTCTGGTTGGACCATTGCGACGAGGCCGGCTATCTGCAGGCACCGCTGGACCAGCTGCAGCTGCTGGCCAGTGCACAGTTCGATATCGCCGCCGACGGCGTGGAAGCCATCCGCCAGCAGCTGCTGCACGGCGAGCCGGCCGGCATGGCCGCGCAGGATCTGCGCGAGGGCCTGTTGGCGCAGCTGCGCAGCCTGCATGGCGTGGTGCCTGCGCGGCACCTGGCCGCACGCATCCTGGACGGCGCACTGGACGCGCTGGCCGCGCATGACTACCCCGCCCTCGCCCGCCAGCACGACGCCGAGATCGACGACGTGCGCGAGGCGGTGCGCCTGATCCTCTCGCTGCAACCGCGCCCGGGCGACAGCCTGCTGCCCGAGCGCAACGCCGTGGTGGTACCTGACGTGGTCGCCTGGCATGCCGACAATCAATGGAAGGTGGCGCTGAACCCGGCCACCAGCCGCCGCGTCTCGATCAACAGCCAGTACGAACAGGCGCTGGCCGACAGCAGCGAGGCCGCCCCAGCGCTGCGCGAGATGCTGCAGGAAGCGCGCTGGTTCAGCCGCGGCCTGTCGATGCGCTATGACACGCTGCTGCGCACCGCGCGGGTGATCGTCGAGCGCCAGGCCGCGTTCCTGGTGCGTGGCGAGGAAGCCATGGCGCCGCTGACCCTGAAGGAAGTGGCTGAGGAGATCGGCATGCACGAGTCCACGGTCTCGCGCATCACCACCGGCAAGTTCCTGCAGACCCCGCGCGGCACCTTCGAACTGAAGCACTTCTTCGCCGTGCGCCTGGAAGGTGCCAGCGTCTCCGGCCAGGCGGTCAAGGCCATGGTCCGGCGCCTGATCGACGCCGAGCCGGCCGGCCGCCCGCTGGCTGACGAGGCCATCGCCGGCCTGTTGTCGCGCCAGGGGGTGAACATTGCACGCCGAACCGTCGCAAAATACCGAGAACAACTGGATATCGCCCCGGCCCGCGAACGGCGCCGGCTCAGCGCCAGGCAACCGCAGCTGGCCCGGGTGGGCTGAAAAGGATGTTGGACATGAACAAGCTCACGGTCCTGCTGGTCGATGACCACGAGGGCTTCATCAATGCGGCGATGCGTCATTTCCGCAAGATCGACTGGCTGCAGATCGTCGGCAGCGCCGGCAACGGCCTGGAAGCCATCGAACGTTCGGAGACGCTGCGCCCGCAGGTGGTGCTGATGGACCTGGCCATGCCGGAAATGGGCGGCCTGCAGGCCACCCGCCTGATCAAGTCCCAGGACGATGCCCCCTACATCGTGATCGCCAGCCACTTCGACGACGCCGAGCACCGCGAACACGCACTGCGCGCCGGCGCCGACAATTTCGTCAGCAAGCTGTCCTACATCCAGGAAGTCATGCCGATCCTGGAAGGCCTCAGGGAGGATCGATCGTGAGCGAATCGCGCATCCTTGTACTGGACAACGACGCCGTGCGCGCCGAGCGCACCGTTGCCCTGCTGGAATTCATGGACTTCAATCCGCGCTGGGTCTCCGACGCGGCCGACTTCGACCTGGGCCGGCAGCGCCAGAACGACTGGATGGCGGTGATCGTCGGCAGCCTGGACGACAGTGCCGCCAGCACGGCGCTGTACCACTGGCTGGGTGGCAGCAGCCTGCCGCCACCGGTGCTGCTGGCCGATGGTGATGCCGCTGCCTTCGCGCAGCTGCATGGCCTGCACGAAGCCAACATCTGGCCGCTGGAAACGCCACTGCGTCACGCGCAGATGGAAGCCCTGCTGCGCCGCGCCAGCCTCAAGCGCCTGGATGCCGAGCACCAGGCCGGTGCCGTGCAGGACCAGGGACCGACCGGCAATGGCCCGGCCGTTACCGAACTGCGCACCATGATCGAGCAGGTGGCCGCGTTCGATACCACCGTGCTGGTGCTCGGCGAATCGGGCACCGGCAAGGAAGTGGTCTCGCGTGCAATCCACCAGCGCTCGCCGCGTCGTGATGGCCCGTTCGTGGCGATCAACTGCGGCGCCATTCCGGCCGACCTGCTGGAAAGCGAACTGTTCGGCCATGAGAAGGGCGCTTTCACCGGCGCATTGACCGCACGCAAGGGCCGTTTCGAAATGGCCGAGGGCGGCACCCTGCTGCTGGATGAAATCGGCGACATGAGCCTTCCGATGCAGGTCAAGCTGCTGCGCGTGCTGCAGGAACGCAGCTTCGAGCGGGTGGGCGGCAACCAGACCATCCGCTGCAATGTGCGCGTGGTCGCCGCGACCCATCGCGACCTGGAAACCCGCATTGCCGAGGGCAAGTTCCGCGAGGATCTGTTCTACCGCCTGAACGTGTTCCCGATCGACGTGCCGGCCCTGCGCGAACGTCGCGAAGACCTGCCCGCGCTGGTGGAAACCATCGCCGCGCAGCTGGCCCGCACCGGCCGTGGCGAAGTGCGCTTCACCGCGGAGGCCCTGCAGGCCCTGGCCGGATACGAATGGCCGGGCAACGTGCGCGAACTGACCAATCTGGTCGAGCGCCTGGCGGTGCTGCATCCGGGCGGGTCGGTGCGCGTGCAGGACCTGCCGGCCCGCTACCGTGGCGATACCGCACTGGCTGTCGCCCCGGCTGCGGCTCCGGCGCCGTCGGTGGCCAGTGAAGAACGCCTGGACCTGCGCAGCTTCTCGTTCCACACCCCGGGCAGCGGCAACCAACCGGCGCTGGAACACGGGATTGCCGTCAATCGCCCGGCGGCGCCCGCAGCGCTGCCCGACGACGGCCTGGACCTGCGCAACCACATGGCCAACATCGAACTGGGCCTGATCAACGAAGCACTGGAACGCACCCAGGGCGTGGTCGCCCACGCCGCCCAGCTGCTCGGCCTGCGCCGCACCACCCTTGTGGAGAAGCTGCGCAAGTACGGCATCGAACGCGAGCAGGCCGAACTGGCCAGCTGAACCGCGTTGCCAGGATGAAGGGGGCACCAACGCCCGGGCTTGCCCGGGCGTTGGTGTTTCCAGAATCCGGGGTTAGATCCCTTTCCTGCGGAAAGGGATCTGACCCCATTGCATTTGCAGGTTTTCCTAAAGACAACGCAGCTGCGATGCGGAGCATGGCAGGAACACTCCAAGGAGGTTCCATCGTGCAACGCCTTACCCTGCTCACCGCCCTGCTCTGCCCAGCCCTGGCTGGCGCCGCCGACTGCACCCTGCCCACCACGCTGGACCAGCGTCAGTTCACCAACTTCAGCGACCCGCTGTACGCGCCGGACAACCCCAACGCCGGGCGCATGGTCCAGGTCAGCTTTGCCGGCAACCAGTACGTGCTGGATATCCTCGGCACCGACCTGCGCATCGGCGGCAGCTACCGCTACCAGCGCCTGGCCCCGCATATCGCGGAGATCCGGATGAGCGAAAGCCACCCGGCCGGCGTCGCCCACTACACCCTGCTGCTGACCTGCCTGAGCGATCGCCAGGGCCGCTTCATCTACACCCAGCACGACGGCCCCATCCCGCCGCGCCAGCGCCAGAATTCCGGCCACTGGACCCTGCACCCTTAGGCCAGAAAACCGACGCCGGTTAAATGGCGCCACGACCGGGGTCAGAGCCCGTTGCACGGCAACGGGATCTGCCCCCCCTCCGAGCAGTGCCGACCAACGGTCGACACCCACCTTCAGATCACAGAGAACTGTCGAAGGCGGGGTGGGTCCGGTTGCGGGGGCGTGAGCCGCATGGATGCGGCGATTGAGCCTCCATGGACGGATTTACGGCGTCCCCCGCAACCGGACCCACCCCGCCCCCTCAGTAGACCGGCTTTTGACGTTGACGTTGATTCGGCAGGGCGCGGGGTGCAACCCCACAAAACACACCCCCACCCTCACTTCACTGAATCGAAAACCGGTTTCGGCACGGCACTTGCACCTGCTCCAGCAGACAACCCCATCCCCTGTTTCTGGAACCGTTGCAGATGTCCCACTCCGTCACGTCGATCCTTTCGCAGATCCGCTCCTATCAGACCCAGATGGGACAGCCGGCGCTCAACCCGCTGGCCGAAGCGCCGCGCAGCAATGCCCTGCCGGGAGCGGTCCTGGATGCCCCGCAGGCGCAGCCGGCCAGCTTCACCGAGACCCTGCGCGGTGCGATCGCCGGCGTCAACGATGCGCAGCAGAAATCCGGCGCGCTGGCCAAGGCCTTCGAACTGGGCGACCCCAGCGCCGACCTGGCCAAGGTGATGGTCGCCTCACAGCAGTCCCAGATCGCCTTCCGCGCCACCGTGGAAGTCCGCAACCGTCTCGTCCAGGCCTACCAGGACGTGATGAACATGCCGCTGTAAGGAACGTTGACGCATGGCACTGACGCTTTCCAAGGACAGCCTGAACGCCGAGAAGGCCGGGCAATGGTTCGACCGCCTGCAGAGCCTGCAGATCACCCGTCGGCTGGGCCTGATGGCGATGATCGCCGTGGCGGTGGCGGCGGGCCTGGCCGTGTTCTTCTGGTCGCAGAAGCCGGGCATGGTGCCGCTCTACACCGGCCTGGACCAGAAGGCCACTGCTGAAGCCACCGACCTGCTGCGCGCCGCGCAGATTCCGTTCGCCCTCGATCCGGCCACCGGTGGCATCACCGTGCCGGAAAAGAACCTGCACGATGCCCGCCTGAAGCTGGCGGGCTCGGGCTTGACCGACAGTGGCAAGCTGGGCTTCGAGCTGATGGAACGCGACCCCGGCTTCGGCGTCAGCCAGTTCGTGGAAAGCGCCCGCTACCAGCACGCGCTGGAAACCGAGCTGTCGCGCACCATCAACACGCTGCGCCCGGTGCGCGACTCGCGCGTGCACCTGGCCATTCCCAAGCCCAGCGCCTTCACCCGCCAGCGCGACGTGGCCAGTGCCTCGGTCACCCTGGAACTGCGCGGTGGCCAGCAGCTGGAGCGCAGCCAGGTCGATGCCATCGTGCACATGGTGGCGGCCAGCATTCCCGACCTGGCCCCGGAACGGGTGACCGTGGTCGACCAGAGCGGGCGCATGCTCAGCGTCAGCGATCCGAACAGCGAGGCGGCCGTCAACGCCGCCCAGTTCGAGCAGGTGCGCCGCCAGGAAACCTCGTTCAACCAGCGCATCCGCGAACTGCTGGAACCGATGACCGGCACCGGCCGCGTCAATCCGGAAGTGAGCGTGGACATGGACTTCTCGGTGACCGAGGAAGCCCGCGAACTCTACAACGGTGAACCGCAGAAGCTGCGCAGCGAGCAGATGAGCGAGAACACCACCAGCACCCCGGGCCCGCAGGGCGTACCGGGCGCGACCAGCAACAGCCCGCCGGGCCAGCAGGCCGCGCCCGCCACCGCGCAGGCGCCGACCGAAAGCAGCAAGAACGCTACCCGCAACTACGAGCTGGACCGCACCCTGCAGCACACCCGGCAGCCGGCCGGGCGCATCAAGCGTGTCTCGGTGGCAGTGCTGGTGGACAACGTGCCGCGCGCTGGTGCCAACGGCAAGGTGAGCCCACAGCCGCTGTCGGCCGCCGAACTGACCCGCGTTGAAGCCCTGGTCAAGCAGGCGGTCGGCTTCAACGCCGAGCGCGGCGACACCGTGTCGGTGATGAATGCCCCGTTTGTGCGCGACACCACGCCGGTGGAAGGCCCGGCCTGGTGGGAGCTGCCCTGGGTGCACGATGCCGGGCGCATGCTGCTGGGCGCCGTGGTGGTACTGGCGCTGCTGTTCGGCGTACTGCGCCCGGCGCTGCGTGCGATCACCGGCCAGGGCAAGAAGAACGAGAACCAGGCACTGGAGCCGCACACCGCGGACGTGCAGCTGGTGGACGACGATGGCCTCCCGCTGCCGGCACTGGGCGCGGACCGGGCCAGCCTGGGAGGGCCGGATGCGCTGGCCCTGCCGGTGGACTCTTACGAGGAACGACTGCGGATGGCGCGTGAAGCCGTGAAGACCGACTCCAAGCGTGTGGCCCAGGTGGTCAAGGGTTGGGTGGCCAATGACTGAGCCGCAATTGACCGGCGTGCAGCGCGCGGCCGTGCTGCTGCTGTCCCTCGGTGAGCTGGACGCAGCCGAAGTGCTGCGCCACATGGAGCCCAAGGAAGTGCAGAAGATCGGCATCGCCATGGCCACCATGACCGACATCACCCGCGAGCAGGTAGAGCGTGTGATGGACCAGTTCGGCCAGGAACTGGGCTCGAAGACCTCGCTGGGCGTGGGCTCGGATGACTACATCCGCAACATGCTGGTGCAGGCGTTGGGCAGCGAAAAGGCCGGCAATCTGATCGACCGCATCCTGCTGGGCCGCAACACCACCGGCCTGGACGCGCTGAAGTGGATGGACCCGCGTGCGGTGGCCGACCTGGTGCGCAACGAGCACCCGCAGATCATCGCCATCGTGATGGCCCACCTGGAAACCGACCAGGCCGCCGACGCGCTGAAGCTGCTGCCCGACCGCACCCGCGTGGACGTCCTGCTGCGCATCGCCACCCTCGACGGCATTCCGCCGAACGCACTCAATGAGCTCAACGAGATCATGGAGCGCCAGTTCGCCGGCAACCAGAACCTGAAGTCGTCCAACATCGGCGGCGTGCAGTGTGCGGCCAACATCCTCAACTTCATGGACAGCGGCCAGGACCAGGCGATCCTGGGCGAGATCGCGCGCATCGATGCGCCGCTCAGTGGCCGCATCCAGGACCTGATGTTCGTGTTCGACGATCTGGTCGACCTGGACGACCGCGAGATGCAGCTGGTGCTGCGTGAGGTGAGCGGCGAGCGGCTGGGCCTGGCCCTGCGTGGTGCCGACATAAAGGTACGCGACAAGATCACCCGCAACATGTCCCAGCGCGCGGCCGAGATTCTGCTGGAGGACATGGAAGCCCGTGGCCCGGTGCGCCTGTCCGACGTGGAAGGCGCGCAGCGCGAGATCCTGGCCATCGTCAAGCGCATGGCCGATGAAGGCACCGTCACCATCGGTGGCAGTGCGGAGGCCATGCTGTGAGCAACGTCGTGCGCTGGCTTGCCCCGGATCTGCTGGCCCGGCCCGAACCGGTGCTGGACCAGGAAGATGCCTTCGAGCTGACTGAACCGGATCCGGACCACGCACCGGAACCACCACTGCAGCTGCCCACGCTGGAGGAAATCCAGGCCATCCAGGACAGCGCCGAGAAGGAAGGCTTCGAGCACGGCCACGCCGAAGGCTATGGCCAGGGCCAGGCCGAGATCCGCCGGCTTGCCGCGCAGATCGAAGGCATCCTGGACAACTTCAGCCGCCCGCTGGTGCGCCTGGAAAACGAAGTGGTCGGCGCACTGGGCGAACTCGCGGTGCGCATCGCCGGTGCATTGGTCGGCCGCGCCTACGAGGCCGAGCCGGCGCTGCTGGCGCAACTGGTCGGTGAAGCCATCGATGCCGTCGGTGGCAGCAGCCGCGAAGTGGAAGTACGGTTGCACCCGGACGATATCGCCGCCCTCGCCCCCCTGCTCAGCCTGTCCCCGCAGCAGCGTCTGGTGCCCGACACCAGCCTCAGCCGCGGTGACCTGCGCGTGCACGCCGAAGCCGTGCGCATCGACGGCACCCTGGAAGCGCGCCTGCGCGGCGCACTGGACGCAGTGATCCGCCAGACGGGAGCCAGCGCATGACGCCCGAACCCCTGCCGTCCCCGCCGCCAGCCGACTGGGCGGTCGCACGCAACCTGCGCCTGGCCCGGCGCCTGGAAGGACTGCGCGTGGATACCACCCATGGCCGCGGCCTGATCCGTGAGGGCGTGCTGCGCCGCGCGGTCGGGCTGACGCTCGAAGCGGTCGGCTGCGAAGCGCCGCTGGGCGCCAGCTGCAAGGTGGAAGTGGTCGATGGCGGTTGGGTCGACGCCGAAGTGGTTGGCTTCGCCGGCGAACGTACCTACCTCATGCCCAGCGCCGAACTGCACGGCCTGCTGCCCAATGCACGCGTGGTGCCCTCGGCCCGCCGTGGCGGCGTGGAAGTGGGCGAAGGCCTGCTTGGCCGCGTCATCGACAGCGATGGCGTGCCGCTGGATGGCAAGGGTCCGATCCGCGCCGAAGGCCATGTCGGCATGGCCGGCGTGTCGATCAATCCGCTGGCCCGCGAGCCGATCACCCAGCCGCTGGACGTCGGCGTGCGCGCGATCAACGCGCTGCTGCCGATCGGTCGTGGCCAGCGTGTCGGCCTGTTCGCCGGCTCCGGCGTCGGCAAATCGACGCTGCTGGGCATGATGACCCGCTACACCGCCGCCGACGTGATCGTGGTCGGGCTGATCGGTGAACGAGGCCGCGAAGTGCGCGACTTCGTCGAAACCACGCTGGGCGAAGAAGGCCTGCGTCGCGCGGTGGTGGTGGCCAGCCCCGCCGACCGGCCGCCGCTGGCGCGCCTGCACGGTGCCTACCGCGCCACCGCCATCGCCGAATGGTTCCGCGACCAGGGCCTGAACGTCCTGCTGCTGATGGATTCGCTGACCCGCTTTGCCCAGGCGCAGCGCGAGATCGGCCTGTCGGTGGGCGAACCGCCGACCACCCGCGGCTATCCGCCATCGGTGTTTGCCAAGCTGCCGGCGCTGGTCGAACGGGCCGGCAACGGGGCCAAGGGCCGCGGTTCGATCACCGCGTTCTACACCGTGCTGACCGAGGGCGACGACCCGCAGGATCCGATTGCCGATGCTGCGCGCGCGATCCTTGACGGCCATATCCTGCTGTCGCGCCGCGTGGCCGACAGTGGCCTGTACCCGGCCATCGACGTCGAATCGTCGGTCAGCCGCGTGGTCACCGAAATCGCCGACGAGCCGTGGCGCCTGCGCATCCGCAAGCTGAAGCGGCTGGTCTCGGCCTACTCGGCCAACCGCGACCTGATTGCCATCGGCGCCTACCAGCGCGGCAACGATGCGGCCACCGACGAAGCTCTGGAACGCTGGCCGGAAATCATGGAATTCCTCGGCCAGGACGTTGCCAAGGCCGCAGATCTCCCGCACAGCCAGGCGGCACTGCAGCGCCTGGTGGAACATGAGAGTTAAGGCATGAACCAGTCCAAGCGCATCGACCCCCTGCTCAAGCGGGCCCAGGAACATGAGGACGCGGTGGCCCGTGACCTGGCCGAGCGCCAGCGCGTGCTCGACACCCACCTATCGCGACTGGACGAACTGCGCCGCTACGCCGAGGAGTACGCCAACGCACAGATGGCGGCCACCAGCCCGGCGCAGCTGCTCAATCGCCGCGCCTTCCTCGACCGGCTGGACAGTGCGGTGGAACAGCAGCAGGCCACCGTCAACGGCAATCGCGAAAAAGTGGAAGCCGAGCGTGCGCGGCTGATCCTGGCCAGCCGCGACAAGGCCGTGCTCGAGCAGCTGGCCGCCAGCTATCGTGCACAGGAAAAGGTGGTGACCGACCGCCGCGACCAGCGCGAGATGGACGATATCGGTGCCCGCCGTGCACGCCTGGTGCAGAACGAAGACCAGGACGGCAGTGAACAGGGAGGTCGCCCGTGATGCCTACCGCGCTTTCCGGCAGCGCCAGCGCTTCCACCTCGGCCACCGGCACCGCGGCGGGCCGTGGCGCGCGCAATGAAAGCAGCAAGGATTTCAGCCAGCTGCTACAGGGCGGCCCCGCGCCATCGGCGCCGGCGCGGGCAGGCGATACCGCCTCCGCACCGAGCACGTCCGCATCGGGCCAGGCAGCGACCTCGGATGGCAACGGGCGTACGCGCAACGAGCGCACCGCAGAACCCGACGCGGCTGGCAATGAACCGGCGACGGCGCCGCCGTTGCCGCCGGGCACGGCCGAGCCCTCCCCCGACAAGGACAAGGCGCTGGCCAGCGACGACGCGCCGTGGCCCCCGCTGGGTCTGGCCGGGCTGGTGCTGGCCGTCGCGGTTCCGGTTGATCCGGCAACCGCCCTGCCCACCGCCCCCGCCGCCGTTGCCAGCAGCGGTAGCGCATTGCCCGACACCGCAGTGCCGGCCACCACGCCGGCCTTGCCGATCGCCGCCACTGCCGGTGCACCGGCAGCGGCCACCGCGAGCACAACCGCCGCGCCCACCGCCGACGATGCCGGCGCCTTGCCCTTGCCGGAGCTGGTCCTGCCTGGCAGCAAGCGCGGTGAGCAGGGCGACGGCAGCGACCTGACCGCGATCGGCGACCGTGCCGCGACGCCGCTGCTGCATGCCCCCACCCCTGCGGCGCTGCAGGAACTGAAGTCGGCGCTTGCCACCGGTACTGCCATCTTCAACGGTGAACCGACGCCGAAGCCGGTACTGGGCGACGATGGTTTCGACCAGGCCATCGGCACACGCCTGGGCTGGCTGGCCGACCAGAAGATCGGCCATGCCCATATCCGGCTCAGCCCGGATGACATGGGCCCGGTGGACGTGCGCCTTCAGCTCAACGGCGACAAGGTGCACGCCAGCTTCAGCAGCCCGCACGTGGATGTGCGCCAGGCGCTGGAAAGCAGCCTGCCGCGCCTGCGCGAACTGCTGGGCGAACAGGGCTTCCAGCTGGCCCATGCCGATGTCGGTCATCAATCACCGGGCGGTGACGGTCAAGCGTCGGGGCAGGCCGGCAGCGGCGGCATGATGGGTGACGGAGAACCGTCGCCGGGCGACGCCGGGATGTCGTCCGCGCAGATGATCCGCCAGCGCGGGTTGCTGGACGCCTACGCCTGACAGGCGTGCCAACCAAGGTTGGCACCCACCAGAACAACGGTAGCGCCGGGCCATGCCCGGCGGAACGCCGGGAACCCGACGGAAATCCGTCGCACCCCTCGCCCCGCCTTCGGCACACCCCTTGCATATCCCGGTGAAGCAACCCTCAGGAGCTTCACCCCGTGGCCGCAGCCGCTGACAAAACCAAGAAGACCGCCGAGAAGGACAAGGCCGCCAAGCCGCGCAGTCCGATCCTGATCACCGCCTTGGTGGCCGTACTGGCCGCCGCAGCCGCCGGTGGCGGCGTCTGGTTCTTCACCCAGTCCAAGCATGAAGAGAAGGCCGCGCAGGCCCCGAAGAAAGCTGCTGCGCCGGCGCCGGCCCAGTACTTCGCGCTGGATCCGGCCTTCGTGGTCAACCTCAATGGCCCGGTTGACGGTCCGCGCTACCTGCAGCTGGAAGTGCAGCTGATGACCCGCGATCCGGCCGCGCTGGAAGCGATCAAGACCCATGCGCCGGCCATCCGTGCACGGCTGCTGATGCTGTTCTCGCAGGTCAGCCCCGACCAGATCGCCGACATCGCCGGCAAGCAGAAGCTGCAGGCCGCC
Proteins encoded in this region:
- the rpoN gene encoding RNA polymerase factor sigma-54, which produces MKAALSTQLGQQLHLTPQLLQSIRLLQLDGLHLEQEIQRLLDSNPLLEIEEAEAPAADANDASATTLDTAAFDELPESSMWDVTGASWQDGDDDRMARIAAGESSDPQLRVLQRLSLDMDDRQLAVAAFWLDHCDEAGYLQAPLDQLQLLASAQFDIAADGVEAIRQQLLHGEPAGMAAQDLREGLLAQLRSLHGVVPARHLAARILDGALDALAAHDYPALARQHDAEIDDVREAVRLILSLQPRPGDSLLPERNAVVVPDVVAWHADNQWKVALNPATSRRVSINSQYEQALADSSEAAPALREMLQEARWFSRGLSMRYDTLLRTARVIVERQAAFLVRGEEAMAPLTLKEVAEEIGMHESTVSRITTGKFLQTPRGTFELKHFFAVRLEGASVSGQAVKAMVRRLIDAEPAGRPLADEAIAGLLSRQGVNIARRTVAKYREQLDIAPARERRRLSARQPQLARVG
- a CDS encoding sigma-54 dependent transcriptional regulator; translated protein: MSESRILVLDNDAVRAERTVALLEFMDFNPRWVSDAADFDLGRQRQNDWMAVIVGSLDDSAASTALYHWLGGSSLPPPVLLADGDAAAFAQLHGLHEANIWPLETPLRHAQMEALLRRASLKRLDAEHQAGAVQDQGPTGNGPAVTELRTMIEQVAAFDTTVLVLGESGTGKEVVSRAIHQRSPRRDGPFVAINCGAIPADLLESELFGHEKGAFTGALTARKGRFEMAEGGTLLLDEIGDMSLPMQVKLLRVLQERSFERVGGNQTIRCNVRVVAATHRDLETRIAEGKFREDLFYRLNVFPIDVPALRERREDLPALVETIAAQLARTGRGEVRFTAEALQALAGYEWPGNVRELTNLVERLAVLHPGGSVRVQDLPARYRGDTALAVAPAAAPAPSVASEERLDLRSFSFHTPGSGNQPALEHGIAVNRPAAPAALPDDGLDLRNHMANIELGLINEALERTQGVVAHAAQLLGLRRTTLVEKLRKYGIEREQAELAS
- the fliF gene encoding flagellar basal-body MS-ring/collar protein FliF yields the protein MALTLSKDSLNAEKAGQWFDRLQSLQITRRLGLMAMIAVAVAAGLAVFFWSQKPGMVPLYTGLDQKATAEATDLLRAAQIPFALDPATGGITVPEKNLHDARLKLAGSGLTDSGKLGFELMERDPGFGVSQFVESARYQHALETELSRTINTLRPVRDSRVHLAIPKPSAFTRQRDVASASVTLELRGGQQLERSQVDAIVHMVAASIPDLAPERVTVVDQSGRMLSVSDPNSEAAVNAAQFEQVRRQETSFNQRIRELLEPMTGTGRVNPEVSVDMDFSVTEEARELYNGEPQKLRSEQMSENTTSTPGPQGVPGATSNSPPGQQAAPATAQAPTESSKNATRNYELDRTLQHTRQPAGRIKRVSVAVLVDNVPRAGANGKVSPQPLSAAELTRVEALVKQAVGFNAERGDTVSVMNAPFVRDTTPVEGPAWWELPWVHDAGRMLLGAVVVLALLFGVLRPALRAITGQGKKNENQALEPHTADVQLVDDDGLPLPALGADRASLGGPDALALPVDSYEERLRMAREAVKTDSKRVAQVVKGWVAND
- a CDS encoding response regulator is translated as MNKLTVLLVDDHEGFINAAMRHFRKIDWLQIVGSAGNGLEAIERSETLRPQVVLMDLAMPEMGGLQATRLIKSQDDAPYIVIASHFDDAEHREHALRAGADNFVSKLSYIQEVMPILEGLREDRS
- a CDS encoding PilZ domain-containing protein, which gives rise to MTLLPTTSLHHPAESELFDETLSCELALPAEFQAGSAAGRTSSAEGLLRSLALVEDSRIDEHEERSEASLQLQRVEAKLDLAMVLLGRLVRQQGQELTLRPVRWSRRGIRLQLGPRSGASAGQAGVVRLQPSDWLPDHIDLPVEVVAEAADGSGGHFLWLRFQRLGDGLEMAMERHLFRLHRRQVAEARRAR
- the fliE gene encoding flagellar hook-basal body complex protein FliE, with the protein product MSHSVTSILSQIRSYQTQMGQPALNPLAEAPRSNALPGAVLDAPQAQPASFTETLRGAIAGVNDAQQKSGALAKAFELGDPSADLAKVMVASQQSQIAFRATVEVRNRLVQAYQDVMNMPL
- a CDS encoding response regulator; its protein translation is MRVLIVDDHTLVRAGLARLLQGFADVQLVAEASNAEQALQLALQHAPDVVLMDLSLPGRTGLEALSDIRLRAPGTRVVMMTMHDDAAHVRDALDRGAVGFVVKDAAPQELELALRAAHAGQVFLSPQISAKMLAPMLGREKPTGIAALSPRQREILRRIGKGESNKEIAADLGISVKTVETHRARMMESLGCRRANDLLLLAARHQHELE